In Bifidobacterium actinocoloniiforme DSM 22766, a genomic segment contains:
- a CDS encoding histidine phosphatase family protein produces the protein MALEQTSTNPVTIYLTRHGETTANAMRLMQGWSDFPLTNQGVEGTKQLGRGLSGISFSAAWAGMLTRQWRTCRNALDYSDNAEIQVGIDPDLREANFGSYEGFPSADLMQAIFGPRGYARLAEARAELGWDAAAQLQDRIAQLDQENRLDTNLDPADRAETSDQVAQRMAAALTRIGREREQAGGGNVLVVSSGSSIEIFLTAIKNDGKPFPPFLNNSVTRLVYQHGEFTIDGEIASTKYFERGQN, from the coding sequence ATGGCCCTAGAACAGACGAGCACGAACCCTGTCACCATCTACTTAACCCGCCACGGGGAGACCACCGCCAATGCCATGCGCCTGATGCAAGGCTGGTCGGACTTCCCCCTAACCAACCAAGGCGTGGAAGGGACCAAGCAGCTGGGACGAGGACTGAGCGGCATCAGTTTCAGCGCGGCCTGGGCCGGCATGCTGACCCGCCAGTGGCGCACCTGCCGCAACGCCCTGGACTACTCCGACAACGCCGAAATCCAGGTGGGCATCGATCCCGACCTGCGCGAAGCCAACTTCGGCTCTTACGAAGGCTTCCCATCCGCCGACCTGATGCAGGCCATCTTCGGCCCCCGAGGCTACGCGCGCCTGGCTGAAGCCCGTGCCGAACTTGGCTGGGACGCGGCCGCCCAACTCCAGGACCGCATCGCGCAACTGGACCAGGAGAACCGTCTCGACACGAACCTGGACCCGGCCGACCGCGCGGAGACCAGCGACCAGGTGGCCCAACGCATGGCCGCCGCCTTGACCAGGATCGGCCGCGAGCGCGAGCAAGCTGGCGGAGGCAACGTGCTGGTCGTCTCCTCCGGCTCCTCAATCGAGATTTTCCTCACCGCCATCAAGAACGACGGCAAGCCCTTCCCGCCCTTCCTCAACAACTCGGTCACCCGTCTGGTCTACCAGCACGGCGAGTTCACGATTGACGGCGAAATCGCCTCGACCAAGTATTTCGAGCGCGGCCAGAACTAG
- a CDS encoding Mrp/NBP35 family ATP-binding protein: protein MLVQSDLEAFARRIKSDVFARLSKVIDPELGRPITDLGMITDILVEPATEGPAQIGGPDLPVFDVTIYVELTIEGCPLTRAIADRIDAAVSSYTKAILRPHQEVSSMSADKLQSLVDQLKAERRSNPFTKAGSKTRIFAIASGKGGVGKSSVSANLAATFAALGYDTAAIDADIYGFSLPGLFGVHSQPTNLNGMLMPVTAWGVKLISIGMFAGSERAILWRGPRLQRSLEQFLTDVWWGEPDVLILDLAPGTGDMAISVAQALPNAELVVVTTPQPSASDVAVRSGLVALQVPIRVRGVVENMAWYEHEGERLRIFGQGGGRRVADRLTGDLGYEVPLLAQLPLETDLREAGESGRPVVLGEDGKLAPTPMATAFKALAHRLIA, encoded by the coding sequence ATGCTCGTCCAATCAGACCTAGAGGCCTTCGCCCGCCGCATCAAAAGCGATGTCTTCGCTCGTCTCAGCAAGGTCATCGACCCGGAGCTGGGCCGCCCAATCACCGACCTGGGTATGATCACCGACATCCTGGTCGAACCCGCGACCGAGGGCCCCGCTCAGATTGGCGGTCCTGACCTGCCGGTCTTCGACGTCACCATCTATGTGGAGCTGACGATCGAGGGCTGCCCCCTGACCCGGGCCATCGCGGACCGGATCGACGCCGCGGTCTCCTCCTACACCAAAGCCATCCTGCGCCCCCACCAAGAGGTCTCCTCGATGAGCGCGGACAAGCTTCAATCCCTGGTCGACCAGCTCAAGGCCGAGCGACGGTCCAACCCCTTCACCAAAGCGGGCTCCAAGACCCGGATCTTCGCCATCGCATCGGGCAAGGGGGGAGTAGGCAAGTCGTCGGTCTCAGCCAATCTGGCCGCCACATTCGCCGCCTTGGGCTACGACACGGCGGCCATCGACGCGGACATTTACGGATTCTCCCTGCCAGGCCTCTTTGGCGTGCACTCCCAGCCCACCAACCTGAACGGTATGCTGATGCCGGTCACCGCCTGGGGGGTCAAACTCATCTCGATCGGCATGTTCGCCGGGTCCGAGCGGGCCATCCTCTGGAGAGGGCCCCGGCTTCAGCGCTCCCTGGAACAGTTCCTGACCGACGTGTGGTGGGGTGAGCCCGATGTGCTGATCCTGGATCTGGCCCCCGGTACCGGCGACATGGCCATTTCCGTGGCCCAGGCCCTGCCCAACGCCGAGCTGGTGGTGGTTACCACCCCGCAACCGTCCGCCTCCGACGTCGCGGTGCGCTCGGGCCTGGTGGCCTTGCAAGTGCCGATCCGGGTGCGGGGTGTGGTGGAGAACATGGCCTGGTACGAGCACGAGGGGGAGCGTCTGCGCATCTTCGGTCAGGGGGGTGGCCGGCGGGTGGCCGACCGGTTGACTGGCGACCTGGGCTATGAGGTCCCCCTTCTCGCTCAGCTCCCCCTGGAGACCGATTTGCGAGAGGCGGGGGAGTCCGGCCGTCCGGTCGTGCTTGGCGAGGACGGGAAGCTGGCCCCAACTCCTATGGCAACCGCTTTCAAGGCCCTGGCCCACCGATTAATCGCCTGA
- a CDS encoding energy-coupling factor transporter ATPase has translation MTVINDARFLQGADPAGDEPAGDEPAGEDALARLKDVSFSYDGGASWALDGVTLDVRPGELLCILGANGSGKSTLGRILSGEAAPDLGQVELMGRQVFANGKGRERFLDADAYRQARKRIGMVFQNPQDQIVTTVAEDDAAFGPENLGMPRQDMLRTVPAALDQVGMEASARGDPTRMSGGQQQRLAVAGSLAMGPKMMVLDEPGAMLDADGRRDIQAIMRRLTASGTAVVHITHLLDQAEQADRLLVLDHGQLAAEGKPQDVLTRTDLSAINPGSTERARRDGLAGPAHDLLTESSASLAASASAQGTGQAAALAIELSDVSFRFPQASKDSLTRVNLRLQAGRALAVIGRNGSGKSTLARLICALAKPSRGSVRVAGLPLAGPDAPQGKRQQRRNLKKLRTRVGYVMQYPERQLFADTVAQDVAYGPGNMGLSEAEVNQRVDDALNLLGISNLADRSPFDLSGGQQRLVAIAGVVACTPQVLVLDEVTAGLDPQAASRIMNLLELLRQKGVTIVLNTHSEREAMNLADLALLLEEGQVVSFGATADVLENYHLLLENAPHSLQKKAGPTGEEGLGAQSQNSPADADGLVKVAEGTAAKASVGNAAGGGASTSPVPPLDSTNAGTRSASQTRPSLVARLDPRAKIVTFLLAMLTAFFISTPLQLLLGLCATAALFAAARAPMRSILRSVRAFLVLMVFLAVLNLLVTRSGHELGRWGPLVVTIGGIWVAVLYSCRFTLIVLLGALLVQTTTPTQMTDAFASLFKPLTRLGLHTDEIAMVLSLALRFIPTLDQEMRSIIESQAARGGSIESGGPSMRLHATMAITIPVFAGALRHADNLSRALDARCYEGGRGRTHYRLLSLGKTDMAFIALMLAYVLALIALGLF, from the coding sequence ATGACGGTCATCAACGACGCGCGTTTCCTGCAGGGGGCGGACCCAGCGGGCGACGAACCAGCGGGCGACGAACCAGCGGGCGAGGACGCTCTCGCCCGCCTCAAAGATGTGTCTTTCTCATACGACGGCGGGGCCAGTTGGGCCCTGGACGGCGTGACGCTCGACGTCCGACCAGGCGAGCTCCTGTGCATCCTGGGGGCGAACGGGTCAGGCAAATCCACCCTGGGGCGGATCCTATCCGGGGAGGCCGCACCGGACCTAGGCCAAGTCGAGCTGATGGGCCGACAGGTCTTCGCCAACGGCAAGGGCCGGGAGCGCTTCCTGGACGCGGACGCCTACCGCCAAGCCCGTAAGCGCATCGGCATGGTCTTTCAGAACCCCCAGGATCAAATCGTCACCACGGTGGCTGAGGACGATGCGGCGTTCGGCCCGGAGAACCTGGGCATGCCGCGCCAGGACATGCTACGGACCGTGCCTGCAGCACTGGACCAGGTCGGCATGGAAGCAAGCGCGCGCGGAGACCCGACCCGCATGTCCGGCGGTCAGCAGCAGCGCCTGGCCGTGGCCGGAAGCCTGGCTATGGGCCCGAAAATGATGGTTTTAGACGAGCCTGGGGCAATGCTCGATGCGGACGGTCGGCGCGATATCCAGGCGATTATGCGCCGTCTGACCGCCAGCGGCACGGCCGTGGTCCATATCACCCACCTGTTGGACCAGGCTGAGCAGGCCGATCGTCTCCTTGTGCTTGACCACGGCCAGCTAGCGGCAGAAGGCAAACCGCAAGACGTGCTCACACGCACGGACCTGTCCGCCATCAACCCTGGGAGCACCGAGCGCGCCCGCCGGGACGGCCTAGCTGGTCCGGCCCACGACCTCCTGACCGAGAGCTCAGCCTCCCTCGCCGCCTCCGCGAGCGCCCAAGGCACTGGTCAGGCGGCTGCGTTGGCAATCGAACTGTCCGACGTATCCTTCCGATTTCCCCAAGCCAGTAAGGACAGCTTGACCAGGGTGAATCTGCGGCTCCAGGCGGGACGCGCCCTGGCCGTGATAGGCCGTAACGGATCAGGCAAGTCCACCCTGGCCCGCCTGATTTGCGCCCTGGCGAAGCCCAGCCGGGGCAGTGTCCGGGTGGCTGGCCTGCCTCTGGCCGGGCCCGACGCGCCTCAGGGCAAGCGGCAACAGCGCAGGAACCTGAAAAAGCTCCGGACGCGGGTGGGGTATGTGATGCAATACCCGGAGCGTCAGCTCTTCGCGGACACGGTAGCGCAGGATGTGGCCTACGGACCGGGCAACATGGGTTTGAGCGAAGCCGAAGTGAACCAGCGGGTGGATGACGCCTTGAATCTATTAGGCATCTCCAATCTAGCCGACCGCTCCCCCTTTGACCTGTCCGGCGGCCAACAGCGTCTAGTCGCCATCGCAGGAGTCGTGGCCTGCACCCCTCAGGTGCTCGTGCTGGATGAAGTGACAGCTGGCCTGGACCCCCAGGCTGCCAGCCGCATCATGAATCTCCTGGAGCTCCTGCGCCAAAAAGGGGTCACCATCGTACTGAACACGCACTCCGAGCGGGAGGCCATGAACCTGGCCGACCTGGCCCTCCTGCTGGAGGAGGGCCAGGTCGTGTCCTTCGGCGCCACAGCCGACGTTCTCGAAAACTACCACCTGCTCCTGGAGAATGCTCCCCATAGCCTGCAGAAAAAGGCAGGTCCGACAGGCGAAGAGGGACTGGGCGCACAATCACAAAACAGTCCAGCGGATGCGGATGGGCTGGTCAAAGTCGCAGAAGGGACCGCAGCCAAAGCGAGCGTCGGGAATGCGGCAGGCGGGGGCGCTTCCACCAGTCCGGTCCCCCCTCTGGATTCCACGAATGCCGGGACCCGCTCAGCCAGCCAAACCCGGCCCTCTTTAGTCGCCCGCCTGGACCCCAGGGCCAAGATTGTGACTTTCCTGCTGGCCATGCTGACCGCCTTTTTCATCAGCACGCCTCTCCAGCTCCTTCTTGGCCTATGCGCGACGGCCGCCCTGTTCGCGGCCGCCCGGGCCCCAATGCGTTCGATTCTGCGCTCGGTCAGGGCCTTCCTGGTTTTGATGGTCTTCCTAGCCGTCCTGAACCTCTTGGTCACCCGCAGCGGGCATGAGCTGGGCCGTTGGGGACCGCTCGTGGTGACCATAGGTGGAATCTGGGTGGCCGTGCTCTACTCCTGCCGTTTCACCTTGATCGTCCTCCTGGGGGCCCTGCTGGTCCAGACCACGACTCCCACGCAGATGACAGACGCTTTCGCCTCGCTGTTCAAACCGTTGACCCGGTTGGGCTTGCACACCGACGAAATCGCGATGGTGCTCTCCTTGGCCCTTCGATTCATTCCCACGTTGGACCAGGAGATGCGATCGATCATCGAATCGCAGGCGGCCCGAGGCGGTTCAATCGAATCCGGCGGTCCCTCCATGCGCCTACATGCGACCATGGCGATTACCATCCCAGTCTTCGCTGGGGCCCTTCGCCACGCCGACAACCTGAGCCGGGCCCTTGACGCCCGTTGCTACGAGGGCGGGCGTGGACGCACTCATTACCGCCTCCTCTCCCTGGGCAAGACGGACATGGCCTTCATAGCCCTCATGCTGGCTTACGTACTCGCCCTGATTGCCCTCGGGTTGTTTTAA
- a CDS encoding pyridoxal phosphate-dependent aminotransferase produces MNAPFSGRTGPSQPNRIALAQAQAVARGQAPIPLNDSNPTRHGLTLDSLPGVYRAEPRGPIELRLELARFLGQRGTPVDPDDLYLLSSTSQAYSWLMKLLCDAGEAILEPRPGYPLIESIARLECVQALPYQLNYDGSWTIDLAGVRTALDGPDGARIRAIVLINPNNPTGSYLHPQEREALIGLARSRGLAIIADEVFFDYQLDPLPGRRRLAGEEGALTFALDGLSKMLAAPQAKLGWIQVSGPAEQVAQAKARLDLIADDYLPMSQLISQAAPGLLAQASAQSERVRDRCVGNLRYLGQALDGRPISLLRAEGGWNVLLRFPAVIDETELVERLIEGYGYSGQPGYFFDMPSNGYLALSLLPEPQDFRAGLEAIISAVDDLLG; encoded by the coding sequence ATGAATGCGCCATTCTCCGGGAGGACGGGGCCCAGCCAGCCTAACCGCATAGCCCTGGCCCAGGCCCAGGCGGTCGCGCGAGGGCAGGCGCCGATTCCCCTGAACGACTCCAACCCTACCCGGCATGGGCTCACGTTGGACAGCCTGCCCGGCGTGTACCGAGCCGAGCCACGAGGCCCTATCGAGCTGCGGCTGGAGCTGGCGCGTTTCCTGGGGCAGCGGGGAACGCCGGTGGACCCAGACGACCTTTACCTGCTCTCATCCACCTCCCAGGCTTACTCCTGGCTGATGAAACTCCTATGCGACGCAGGCGAGGCGATCCTGGAGCCTCGGCCCGGCTACCCCCTGATCGAGTCGATAGCCAGGCTGGAGTGCGTGCAGGCCTTGCCCTACCAGTTGAACTACGATGGCTCCTGGACCATCGATTTGGCCGGGGTGCGCACCGCCCTGGATGGGCCGGACGGGGCGAGGATTCGCGCGATCGTGCTGATCAACCCCAACAACCCTACCGGCTCATACCTGCACCCCCAAGAGCGGGAGGCGCTGATTGGCCTGGCCCGCAGCCGAGGCTTGGCCATCATCGCCGACGAGGTCTTCTTCGACTACCAGCTGGACCCGCTGCCGGGCCGCAGGCGGTTGGCGGGCGAGGAGGGAGCGCTCACTTTCGCCCTTGATGGGCTCTCCAAGATGCTGGCCGCCCCTCAGGCCAAGCTGGGTTGGATTCAAGTCTCCGGTCCCGCTGAGCAAGTGGCCCAGGCAAAAGCGCGTCTGGACCTGATAGCCGACGACTACCTGCCGATGAGCCAACTGATCAGTCAAGCCGCTCCGGGCCTGTTGGCGCAGGCGTCGGCCCAGAGCGAGCGGGTCCGCGATCGGTGCGTAGGCAATCTGCGCTACCTGGGCCAGGCTCTGGACGGCCGCCCGATCTCCCTGCTCAGGGCCGAAGGCGGGTGGAACGTGCTCCTGCGATTCCCGGCCGTGATCGACGAGACGGAGCTGGTTGAAAGGCTGATTGAAGGCTACGGCTACAGCGGGCAGCCTGGCTACTTTTTCGACATGCCCTCTAACGGATACTTGGCCCTCTCGCTCCTGCCCGAACCCCAGGACTTCCGTGCCGGGCTCGAGGCGATCATCAGCGCCGTAGACGATTTGCTGGGCTGA
- the ligA gene encoding NAD-dependent DNA ligase LigA: MTRTGQAMLGSDEWISALQADDADAMKLGQLNLSSLTAAQAQRLWARLASWVEADQVAYYVNDSPVSSDAAYDARMRCLQALESEFPSLDTPLSPTHRVGGSFSNDFTSVRHPSQMLSLDDVFSIDELREWYRGVRKELDWPEGKRLPMSAEVKIDGLALNLIYRNGVLIQGLTRGDGVTGEDITLNVRTIGSIPQNLGGDRADIPDFVEVRGEVFMRFEDFDDLNRAQEAQGKPPFANPRNAAAGSLRQKDPHVTAQRKLSFYAHGIGRLTWGAEHPEGTHDEVVDQTQAYDLYKKWGIPVSPHNRQVDSFDQILSMIDYYGKHRGDIEHALDGIVVKLEDRDLQRRLGATSRAPRWAIAYKYPPEEVDTELLDITVQVGRTGRITPVAILKPVYVAGSTVSRTTLHNPSEVKHKGVLIGDTVVVRKAGDVIPELVGPVLDKRQGREDTLREFVMPERCPSCGAKLAPARENDKDIRCPNVESCPAQLTERIIHMASRKAFDIEHLGEQSATALTNPEENRPDSVDVYAPDLRAQVVRPGEEPEPYIPPAGVRLPPVQEPVLKSEAGLFSLKVEDLKDIAVWRQVPIIEERRVEGDHWRTVRRKIGDSGLWYRVPAFYNLPKPAAGNAGAPGDSAVSGVADHPEQAEGAAMNSVPGEQEAGFAGDEGQGQPARNTLLMLKEIDKARSVDLWRVLVALSIRHLGPTSARVIARRYTSLDALSKADEKDLAELDGVGPEIAHSVFSWFTGARREGDWRGKILKAWTAAGVGCHTERIDQPQVLAGMTIVVTGSLKGFTRDSAKEAIIERGGKATTSVSKKTTYVVVGADPGSKAAKAEALGVAMLDEDGFRRLLETGSPDPGADQTQD; the protein is encoded by the coding sequence ATGACGAGGACGGGCCAGGCGATGCTGGGATCCGATGAGTGGATTTCCGCTTTGCAAGCGGATGATGCGGATGCGATGAAGCTGGGCCAGTTGAACCTCTCCAGTCTGACAGCAGCCCAGGCCCAACGGCTCTGGGCCCGCTTGGCCTCCTGGGTGGAGGCGGACCAGGTCGCCTACTACGTCAACGATTCACCGGTCTCATCCGACGCGGCCTACGACGCTCGCATGCGATGCTTGCAAGCCCTGGAGAGTGAGTTCCCCTCCCTGGACACGCCCCTTTCGCCCACGCACCGAGTCGGCGGTTCCTTCTCCAACGACTTCACCTCCGTGCGCCATCCCAGTCAGATGCTGAGCCTGGACGATGTCTTCTCAATCGATGAGCTGCGCGAATGGTACCGGGGGGTGCGCAAGGAACTGGATTGGCCTGAAGGCAAGCGGCTGCCGATGAGCGCCGAAGTGAAGATCGACGGTCTGGCCCTGAACCTGATTTACCGCAACGGCGTGCTGATTCAGGGCTTGACCCGAGGTGACGGCGTCACAGGCGAGGACATCACGCTCAATGTGCGTACGATTGGTTCGATCCCCCAGAATCTGGGCGGCGATCGGGCTGATATTCCCGATTTCGTGGAGGTGCGCGGCGAAGTCTTCATGCGCTTCGAGGATTTCGATGACCTCAACCGCGCCCAAGAGGCCCAGGGCAAACCCCCCTTCGCCAACCCCAGGAACGCGGCCGCAGGCTCCCTGCGCCAAAAGGACCCGCACGTCACGGCCCAGCGCAAGTTGAGCTTCTACGCCCACGGGATCGGCCGACTGACCTGGGGGGCTGAGCATCCCGAAGGCACCCACGATGAGGTGGTCGATCAGACCCAGGCCTACGATCTTTATAAGAAGTGGGGCATCCCCGTCTCCCCCCACAACCGCCAGGTGGATTCCTTCGATCAAATCCTGTCGATGATCGACTATTACGGTAAGCACCGGGGTGATATCGAGCATGCCTTGGATGGCATCGTCGTCAAGCTGGAGGACAGGGACCTGCAACGCCGCCTAGGCGCCACATCGCGCGCGCCGCGCTGGGCCATCGCATACAAGTATCCCCCCGAGGAAGTCGACACCGAGCTCTTGGACATCACCGTGCAGGTGGGCCGCACTGGTCGCATCACGCCGGTGGCGATTCTGAAGCCGGTTTACGTAGCCGGTTCCACGGTTTCGCGCACCACCCTGCACAACCCTTCCGAGGTCAAGCACAAGGGGGTGTTGATCGGCGACACGGTCGTGGTTCGCAAGGCCGGCGATGTGATTCCCGAGCTGGTCGGGCCAGTGCTGGACAAGCGCCAAGGCCGCGAGGACACCCTGCGCGAGTTCGTCATGCCCGAGCGCTGCCCTTCCTGCGGAGCCAAGCTGGCCCCGGCGAGGGAGAACGACAAGGACATCCGCTGCCCGAACGTGGAATCCTGCCCGGCCCAGCTGACCGAGCGAATCATCCACATGGCCTCCCGCAAGGCCTTCGACATAGAGCACCTGGGGGAGCAATCGGCCACCGCGTTGACGAACCCGGAGGAGAACCGGCCGGATTCGGTTGATGTCTACGCGCCTGACCTGCGGGCCCAGGTCGTCCGCCCTGGCGAGGAGCCTGAACCTTACATACCGCCGGCAGGCGTGCGGCTGCCGCCCGTCCAGGAGCCGGTGCTCAAGTCCGAGGCCGGGTTATTCTCGCTCAAGGTCGAGGATTTGAAGGACATTGCGGTCTGGCGGCAGGTGCCGATCATCGAGGAGCGCCGGGTGGAGGGCGACCACTGGCGCACTGTTCGCCGTAAAATCGGTGATTCGGGCCTGTGGTACAGGGTTCCTGCCTTCTACAACCTTCCCAAGCCCGCAGCGGGCAACGCTGGAGCCCCTGGTGATTCCGCCGTGTCCGGGGTCGCTGACCATCCCGAGCAGGCCGAAGGCGCGGCCATGAACAGTGTTCCTGGCGAACAGGAGGCAGGCTTCGCGGGGGATGAGGGGCAGGGGCAGCCCGCCCGCAACACCCTGCTGATGCTCAAAGAGATTGATAAAGCGCGCTCTGTGGACCTGTGGAGGGTGCTGGTGGCCTTGTCTATCCGTCACTTGGGCCCCACTTCGGCCCGGGTCATCGCCCGCCGTTACACCAGTCTGGACGCACTGAGTAAGGCCGATGAGAAGGATCTGGCGGAGTTGGACGGGGTGGGTCCCGAAATCGCGCATTCGGTCTTCTCTTGGTTCACTGGCGCCAGACGCGAGGGCGACTGGCGGGGCAAGATCCTCAAGGCCTGGACCGCTGCCGGTGTGGGCTGCCATACCGAGCGAATCGACCAGCCGCAGGTTCTGGCCGGGATGACCATCGTCGTGACCGGCAGTCTGAAAGGCTTCACTAGGGATTCGGCTAAGGAGGCCATCATCGAGCGTGGGGGGAAGGCCACGACCTCGGTCAGCAAGAAGACCACGTATGTGGTCGTCGGCGCCGACCCTGGCTCCAAAGCCGCTAAGGCCGAGGCCCTGGGAGTGGCGATGCTGGACGAGGACGGCTTCCGCAGGCTCCTGGAGACCGGCAGCCCCGACCCGGGCGCGGATCAGACCCAAGATTGA
- a CDS encoding glycosyltransferase — translation MTQDLSKAAIVVVTYKRQELLANLFDSILQLTQAPWRIVVVDNENSAETRIMVEQFSARATGRWGKTIIDADGKQERVVYVPQQRNGGGAGGFSAGVKKAYELGANWFWVMDDDVAVEPKGLELLAKWTDRYQVIQGARLDYDGGPFYWQYRFITSLGIPDPVAPSAFGPSGRKAMNTMCFEGAFFSRKVVEEIGLPDPRFFIYWDDTMYGYLASKVTQPVAVSDVVMRRTRPIANWDMGGLRQLNSTSDMNRYHIMRNRGYMARYFMAHGDYRPAMFALGTAATAVKELIRLVAVDRKSLFSGVPQLVRGWLDSRKLLHDPDWKPMPPLK, via the coding sequence ATGACACAAGATTTGAGTAAGGCGGCCATCGTCGTCGTCACCTATAAGCGCCAGGAGTTGCTGGCGAACCTGTTTGACTCCATCCTGCAGCTGACCCAGGCCCCCTGGCGGATTGTGGTGGTGGACAACGAGAACTCAGCGGAGACCCGGATCATGGTCGAGCAGTTCTCCGCTCGCGCGACCGGACGCTGGGGCAAGACCATCATCGATGCCGACGGCAAGCAGGAGCGAGTGGTCTATGTTCCTCAACAACGCAACGGCGGCGGCGCGGGCGGGTTCTCGGCCGGCGTCAAGAAAGCGTACGAACTGGGCGCCAACTGGTTCTGGGTGATGGACGACGACGTGGCTGTGGAGCCCAAGGGCCTGGAACTATTGGCCAAGTGGACCGATCGCTACCAGGTGATTCAAGGCGCACGGCTGGACTACGACGGCGGCCCCTTCTACTGGCAGTACCGTTTCATAACCTCTTTGGGCATACCCGACCCTGTGGCCCCGTCCGCCTTTGGCCCCTCCGGGCGGAAGGCCATGAACACCATGTGCTTCGAGGGCGCTTTCTTCTCCCGCAAGGTCGTCGAGGAGATCGGGCTGCCCGATCCGCGCTTCTTCATCTATTGGGATGACACGATGTACGGCTACCTGGCGAGCAAGGTCACGCAGCCGGTCGCGGTTTCGGACGTCGTAATGCGCCGCACTCGTCCAATCGCCAACTGGGACATGGGGGGCCTGCGTCAGCTCAACTCCACCTCGGACATGAATCGTTACCACATCATGCGCAACCGTGGTTACATGGCCCGTTACTTTATGGCCCATGGGGACTACCGGCCGGCCATGTTCGCCCTGGGCACGGCGGCGACCGCCGTCAAGGAGCTGATCCGGCTGGTGGCCGTGGACCGCAAGAGCCTGTTCAGCGGCGTGCCGCAGCTGGTGCGTGGCTGGCTGGATTCGCGTAAGCTCCTGCATGATCCGGACTGGAAACCTATGCCGCCGCTCAAGTAA
- a CDS encoding ECF transporter S component → MSVSNPNQQQPSDGRDRLRDAHSTSIGGSGRWSTKRIAIYALFVALTMVLSFFSFPIFPAAPWLKYDPSGIVVLVCGFAFGPAAAAIVSVLGFLPHLFTNPFGAIISMVVALALSVPAALIYRRMRSRAGALVGIVCGAVLAVLAAIACNVVITPLYAHMSMNAVLAMIVPILLPFNLTKFAIHGVVTFLIYKPISVLVNK, encoded by the coding sequence ATGAGTGTATCCAATCCCAATCAGCAGCAGCCCTCCGATGGCAGGGACCGTTTACGCGACGCCCACTCGACCAGTATCGGCGGATCCGGCCGCTGGTCCACCAAGCGCATCGCTATCTACGCCCTGTTCGTGGCCCTGACTATGGTCCTGAGCTTCTTTTCCTTCCCCATCTTCCCGGCCGCGCCCTGGCTCAAGTACGATCCCTCGGGCATCGTAGTCCTGGTATGCGGCTTCGCATTCGGGCCGGCCGCCGCAGCCATCGTCTCGGTACTGGGCTTCCTCCCCCATCTGTTCACCAACCCCTTCGGCGCAATCATCTCGATGGTGGTGGCCCTGGCCCTGAGCGTGCCTGCGGCCCTGATCTACCGGCGGATGCGCAGCCGCGCAGGCGCCCTGGTCGGAATTGTGTGCGGCGCGGTGCTGGCCGTCCTTGCGGCCATCGCCTGCAATGTGGTCATCACCCCCCTTTACGCTCACATGTCCATGAACGCGGTGCTGGCCATGATCGTGCCGATTCTCCTACCCTTCAACCTGACGAAGTTCGCCATCCACGGCGTCGTCACCTTCCTGATTTACAAGCCCATCTCTGTCTTGGTCAACAAGTAG
- the ppgK gene encoding polyphosphate--glucose phosphotransferase, with translation MIETAQAFGIDIGGSGIKAAPVDLVAGDFAEPRKKILTPEHSTPKAVGKVARKLLDQFEVPESAPVGVAFPAPVRPGHPIDFIANLDQAWLGQDVWEVFSEACGRPVSVVNDADAAGLAEVRYGAAKGQDGLVIATTLGTGIGSALIYDGVLIPNSELGHLTLEGKDAERYAASSVRDVKKLSYKKWAARLTKYYQMLERYFSPDCFVVGGGVSRVSEKFLPYIKVDTPIVPAKLRNQAGIVGAAYYASYIDEQVKAKAGQPTVAR, from the coding sequence ATGATTGAGACAGCCCAGGCTTTTGGCATTGACATCGGTGGATCCGGCATTAAGGCGGCCCCGGTGGACCTAGTCGCCGGGGACTTCGCTGAGCCCCGCAAGAAAATCCTGACCCCTGAGCATTCGACCCCCAAAGCCGTCGGTAAGGTGGCGCGCAAGCTCCTGGACCAGTTCGAGGTTCCTGAGAGCGCGCCGGTGGGCGTCGCTTTCCCCGCCCCCGTCAGGCCTGGGCACCCAATCGACTTCATCGCCAACCTGGACCAGGCTTGGCTGGGCCAGGACGTGTGGGAGGTCTTCTCCGAGGCATGCGGCCGACCTGTTTCGGTGGTCAACGACGCTGATGCGGCCGGCCTGGCGGAAGTGCGCTATGGTGCGGCGAAGGGCCAGGATGGTCTGGTCATTGCCACCACCTTGGGCACCGGCATCGGCTCGGCGCTGATATACGACGGCGTGTTGATACCCAACTCCGAGCTGGGCCACCTGACCCTGGAGGGCAAGGACGCTGAGCGCTACGCCGCCTCTTCGGTGCGCGATGTGAAGAAGCTCTCTTACAAAAAGTGGGCTGCCCGCCTGACCAAGTACTACCAGATGCTTGAGCGCTACTTCAGCCCTGACTGTTTCGTAGTAGGCGGCGGGGTCAGCAGGGTCAGCGAGAAATTCCTGCCCTACATCAAGGTAGACACCCCAATCGTGCCCGCCAAATTGCGCAACCAAGCGGGCATCGTCGGCGCCGCTTATTACGCCTCCTACATCGACGAGCAGGTCAAGGCCAAGGCCGGCCAGCCCACGGTCGCCCGGTAG